In Colletotrichum lupini chromosome 6, complete sequence, a single window of DNA contains:
- a CDS encoding riboflavin transporter MCH5 — protein MYASQFSENNATMNEPTETKDEVKDIVEGGPSRANSGEGRGEVLQQSRAESEKSKSTPSTDQGRSGEQEKHEKVIQSAEDDFPEGGTRAWSVAAGTAAILFCSLGYTNSFGVFQAYYTRHQLSNHTPDDISWIGSIQAFLVFASGAIGGPIFDRYGAWVIRPAAIVYIFSVMMTSLCNEYWQFMLAQGVLSGLSNGLIMFPAMAATPQYFKRRRGAAMGLAIAGSSLGAVVFPIVLSELLDTLGFGWAVRICGFIMMPFLLYSSVAVRARLPPRRSQFFIWKAFRQPLFLCLTGGVCLMFVGMFIPFFYLPTFGIDHGLSPSLASYLVAVINGASIPGRIIPGVLGDKFGRINILFTAGLLTAISILCWPKAVTEAGIIGFAAAYGLTSGAIISGGSVVFTLCPKTPKDIGTYMGMGIAFASIAVLIGPPVSGALLNRYHGYDQISVFGGVICMVGAVLTLCAKLFTTEGLLGFV, from the exons ATGTACGCCTCACAG TTCTCTGAGAACAACGCAACAATGAACGAACCAACCGAGACCAAGGATGAGGTGAAGGATATCGTCGAGGGCGGTCCGTCGAGAGCCAATTCGGGCGAGGGTCGCGGGGAAGTACTTCAACAGTCGCGCGCCGAGTCGGAGAAGAGTAAGTCAACGCCATCGACAGACCAAGGACGATCAGGCGAGCAGGAGAAACACGAAAAGGTTATTCAATCGGCTGAAGATGACTTCCCCGAAGGCGGCACGCGAGCATGGTCAGTGGCGGCCGGCACAGCAGCCATCTTGTTCTGCTCTCTGGGGTACACCAACTCATTTGGCGTTTTTCAAGCGTACTACACGCGCCATCAGCTTTCGAACCATACGCCAGACGACATATCGTGGATCGGATCAATACAGGCATTCTTGGTGTTTGCGTCTGGTGCTATAGGAGGGCCAATCTTTGACCGTTATGGCGCATGG GTCATTCGTCCCGCCGCGATAGTATACATCTTCTCAGTGATGATGACGAGCTTGTGCAACGAGTATTGGCAGTTCATGCTCGCTCAAGGTGTGCTCAGCGGCTTATCGAACGGATTGATCATGTTCCCAGCAATGGCCGCCACGCCTCAATACTTCaagaggaggagaggagCAGCCATGGGTCTCGCCATTGCCGGCTCCTCGTTGGGCGCAGTCGTCTTCCCCATCGTTCTCTCAGAGCTTCTGGACACGCTGGGATTCGGTTGGGCCGTTCGCATATGCGGCTTCATCATGATGCCATTCCTCTTATACTCGTCCGTCGCCGTCAGGGCCCGTCTTCCCCCTCGAAGGAGCCAGTTCTTCATCTGGAAAGCTTTCCGACAGCCGCTGTTTCTGTGTCTCACTGGTGGCGTGTGCCTCATGTTTGTGGGCATGTTCATCCCCTTCTTTTACTTGCCGACATTCGGTATCGATCACGGCTTGAGCCCGTCACTGGCGTCTTATTTGGTGGCAGTCATTAACGGAGCCTCGATCCCCGGCCGCATCATTCCAGGCGTCCTCGGCGACAAGTTTGGTCGCATCAACATCTTATTCACTGCAGGACTGTTAACCGCCATCTCGATTCTCTGCTGGCCCAAGGCAGTGACTGAGGCTGGAATCATTGGCTTTGCCGCAGCGTATGGTCTCACTTCTGGCGCCATCATCTCAGGAGGGTCCGTGGTCTTCACCCTGTGCCCAAAGACGCCGAAGGATATCGGCACCTATATGGGAATGGGCATCGCATTCGCATCAATTGCTGTGTTGATTGGGCCACCGGTCAGCGGCGCGTTGCTCAATCGGTACCACGGTTACGACCAGATTTCCGTGTTTGGCGGCGTCATTTGCATGGTCGGGGCGGTTCTGACGCTTTGCGCAAAGCTGTTCACTACTGAGGGTCTTTTAGGATTTGTCTGA
- a CDS encoding glycosyl hydrolase family 7, with protein MKYTLSALSMLAMVVAQQVGTEQPETHPKLSWQRCTSSSCSNVNAEVVIDANWRWVHGVGGYQNCYDGNSWTGLCTTGDNCAQTCAVEGAEYGGTYGVSTSGNAMTLKFVQEHQYGKNIGSRMYLMNGDSKYQTFQLLNNEFAFDVDLSSVECGMNSALYFVAMKEDGGLSSEPNNKAGAKYGTGYCDAQCARDLKFIGGKGNVVGWEPSETDDSAGVGNMGACCAEIDVWESNAYAYALTPHPCENNNYHVCEGSNCGGTYSEDRYGGGCDANGCDYNPYRMGNPDFYGPGKTIDTTKKFTVITRFSPDRMYQVFIQDGRTIEVPGAKWAGVPETSEITPEYCERQFAVFNERDRFNEVGGYPQLNAALNIPMTLVMSIWSDHYANMLWLDSTYPPERAGEPGTERGPCAPTSGVPAEVIEQFPNSQVVWSNIRFGPIGSTYAV; from the exons ATGAAGTACACTCTTTCAGCACTTTCCATGCTAGCCATGGTTGTGGCTCAGCAGGTCGGCACCGAACAGCCTGAGACTCATCCCAAGCTGAGCTGGCAGAGGTGTACTTCTTCGTCATGCTCGAACGTCAACGCTGAGGTCGTCATCGACGCCAACTGGCGCTGGGTTCATGGCGTTGG CGGATACCAAAACTGTTACGATGGAAACTCGTGGACTGGATTATGCACGACCGGAGACAACTGCGCCCAGACTTGCGCTGTCGAAGGAGCCGAGTACGGCGGTACCTACGGCGTCTCGACCAGTGGCAATGCCATGACTCTCAAGTTCGTTCAGGAGCACCAATACGGTAAGAATATCGGCTCTCGTATGTACCTCATGAACGGGGACAGCAAGTACCAGACCTTCCAGCTCCTCAACAACGAATTCGCTTTCGACGTCGACCTGTCCAGTGTCGAGTGTGGCATGAACAGTGCTCTGTACTTCGTTGCCATGAAGGAGGACGGCGGTCTGTCTTCGGAGCCTAATAACAAGGCGGGAGCCAAGTACGGTACTGGCTACTGCGACGCGCAATGTGCTCGCGATCTTAAGTTCATTGGCGGCAAG GGCAATGTCGTAGGCTGGGAGCCTTCTGAGACCGATGACAGTGCCGGTGTCGGCAACATGGGCGCCTGCTGCGCCGAAATTGATGTCTG GGAATCCAACGCCTACGCATACGCTCTGACTCCCCACCCTTGCGAGAACAACAACTACCACGTCTGCGAGGGTTCCAACTGCGGCGGCACCTACTCCGAGGATCGCTACGGTGGCGGCTGCGATGCCAACGGTTGCGACTACAACCCGTACCGCATGGGCAACCCTGACTTCTACGGCCCCGGAAAGACCATTGACACCACCAAGAAATTCACCGTCATCACCCGCTTCTCTCCAGACCGCATGTATCAAGTCTTCATTCAGGACGGAAGAACCATTGAAGTTCCCGGCGCCAAGTGGGCGGGTGTGCCCGAGACCTCAGAGATCACGCCCGAGTACTGCGAGCGCCAGTTCGCTGTCTTCAACGAGCGAGACCGCTTCAACGAGGTCGGCGGATACCCCCAGCTCAACGCCGCGCTCAACATTCCCATGACTCTTGTGATGTCCATCTGGAGCGAC CACTACGCCAACATGCTCTGGCTCGACTCCACCTACCCGCCCGAGAGGGCTGGAGAGCCCGGCACCGAACGTGGACCTTGCGCTCCGACTTCTGGTGTCCCGGCCGAAGTTATCGAGCAGTTCCCCAATTCGCAGGTTGTCTGGTCCAACATCCGCTTCGGTCCCATTGGCAGCACCTACGCTGTCTAA
- a CDS encoding acetyltransferase/esterase, with protein MAPEFAPTRAVLHIEDCDIHYWSQGKGPLIVFIPGGNGHGRQYDTIIASLSDRYTCATLDRRQMSASQAKVNKRLNPPQQARDIRAIIEALGFDKATLFGSSMGGILAFQFALDFPDMVEHVISHEAPTFMLLPNATEVFEFLYNCLDIYEASGVDAAQEKFSSKLIGYFDEGVPRTGPSDPMNPPNHWANEFAVLLGYLPSLYRIRENGTSIGLMRGIRSREAWYAQAVDEQAKILGCPKLDVAGAHEGFRVECEAFLPYFVELMDILDKAKGKSS; from the coding sequence ATGGCACCAGAATTTGCTCCAACCCGCGCAGTCCTACACATCGAGGATTGCGATATTCACTATTGGTCCCAAGGCAAAGGTCCGCTCATCGTCTTCATCCCGGGAGGCAATGGCCATGGACGGCAATATGACACGATCATAGCCTCTCTATCGGATAGATATACATGCGCCACCCTTGACCGTCGTCAAATGTCAGCAAGTCAAGCCAAAGTCAACAAGAGGCTGAATCCTCCACAGCAAGCCCGCGATATTCGCGCCATCATCGAGGCCCTCGGCTTCGACAAAGCCACTCTTTTCGGGAGTAGTATGGGCGGTATCCTTGCATTTCAGTTCGCCCTCGACTTTCCAGACATGGTCGAACACGTCATCTCCCACGAAGCTCCGACCTTCATGCTTCTCCCCAATGCCACCGAAGTCTTTGAGTTCTTGTATAATTGTCTCGACATATATGAGGCTTCAGGCGTCGATGCTGCGCAGGAAAAGTTCAGCTCTAAGCTGATCGGCTATTTCGATGAAGGTGTTCCTCGCACGGGGCCATCGGATCCAATGAATCCCCCGAATCACTGGGCCAACGAGTTTGCCGTCTTGCTGGGCTATCTGCCGAGTTTGTATCGCATCAGGGAGAACGGAACGAGCATCGGGCTGATGAGGGGCATTCGGAGCAGAGAGGCGTGGTATGCTCAGGCGGTCGACGAGCAGGCCAAGATTCTGGGGTGTCCGAAGCTTGACGTCGCGGGTGCTCACGAGGGCTTCAGAGTCGAATGCGAGGCGTTTCTCCCGTACTTTGTCGAGTTGATGGACATTCTAGACAAGGCCAAGGGCAAGAGCTCTTGA
- a CDS encoding PLAC8 family protein, with translation MRDPSLSDYSPINGDCFMISALGSIGLGWLFLMNKRGDIRKKFHIEGSTCGDCCVSFWCPCCVLIQHENEVEGRTDYGPINTGYQSQAQNMEMK, from the exons ATGCGCGACCCCAGCCTCTCAGACTACTCACCCATCAACGGAGACTGCTTCATGATCTCGGCCCTTGGCTCCATTGGTCTCGGTTGGct GTTTCTCATGAACAAGCGCGGCGATATCCGAAAGAAATTCCACATCGAGGGAAGTACATGCGGCGACTGCTGCGTGTCGTTTTGGTGTCCCTGCTGCGTGCTCATTCAGCATGAGAACGAGGTCGAGGGGCGAACCGATTATGGGCCGATCAATACTGGGTACCAGTCGCAAGCACAGAACATGGAAATGAAGTAA